A DNA window from Solanum lycopersicum chromosome 3, SLM_r2.1 contains the following coding sequences:
- the LOC138347252 gene encoding uncharacterized protein isoform X1 — translation MTYLHGHVYNVFCESTCFGNYMQMHQCRARGQIHRCCMALELNSSRQAFVMRVNRSTLRFTLREFALISALNCVNEETDFIFDQLEPNSFMEKYFEGVKLIRKIDIIRSFHRKVWGENDQDGLKFAILYFIQTVIFSGERATKKILRLYFDLVESGRYSEFPWGKKTFSLLTKSLSKRLNDEKQFYRIGGMPIVFQVWLFECSSSIDFQVAQKVDDHIPRLLNRRTTNESRRYKKLMNTIFSDVNNKIKFRNITPNQRELVVLQLPPEGIENQAPPQYSDSSDDDIDDEIIDRNDVQREGSYDDKDSEDDFQAPPPQAVKVKRKENGGSSTSPVRKRTKKLVTGGSKQVAKNLEPRIAVKQPMKKNVVSKKVLKKLKVILKQTECLHAYLTKIQLSSDYDIFQRTSGSEVEGWVKELSDFRK, via the exons ATGACTTATTTACATGGACATGTATACAATGTATTCTGTGAAAGCACCTGCTTTGGTAATTATATGCAAATGCATCAATGTCGTGCTCGCGGACAAATACATAGGTGTTGCATGGCTTTAGAACTCAATAGTTCTCGCCAAGCATTTGTAATGCGTGTAAATAGATCTACGTTGCGTTTCACTTTGAGAGAATTTGCTTTAATCAGTGCATTAAATTGTGTCAACGAAGAAACTGATTTCATCTTTGATCAGTTAGAACCAAATAGTTTcatggaaaaatattttgagggtgttaagttgatcagaaaaattgatataattagGAGTTTTCATCGAAAAGTATGGGGGGAGAACGATCAGGATGGCCTGAAGTTTGCAATTTTATACTTCATTCAGACAGTGATTTTTTCCGGTGAAAGAGCTACcaaaaaaattttgagattatattttgATCTTGTTGAAAGTGGAAGGTACAGTGAGTTTCCATGGGGAAAAAAAACTTTCTCTTTGCTGACGAAGAGCCTGAGCAAGAGGTTAAATGATGAAAAACAATTTTACAGAATCGGGGGAATGCCTATTGTATTCCAAGTATGGTTGTTTGAGTGCAGCTCGAGTATTGATTTCCAAGTCGCTCAAAAGGTTGATGACCATATTCCGAGGTTGCTCAACCGGCGCACGACCAATGAGAGTCGTAGATACAAGAAACTTATGAACACCATATTTAGTGATGTTAATAACAAG ATTAAATTCAGGAACATTACACCAAATCAAAGGGAACTTGTAGTATTGCAACTGCCACCGGAGGGTATTGAAAATCAAGCTCCACCTCAGTATTCAGATTCATCAGATGATGATATAGATGATGAAATAATTGATAGAAATGATGTTCAACGAGAGGGAAGCTACGACGATAAAGATTCTGAAGATGATTTTCAAGCACCTCCTCCACAAGCAGTAAAggtcaaaagaaaagaaaatggtgGTTCCTCAACGTCGCCTGTTAGAAAAAGGACAAAGAAGCTGGTGACTGGTGGATCCAAACAGGTTGCAAAAAATTTGGAACCTCGAATTGCTGTTAAACAACCGATGAAAAAGAATGTTGTATCAAAAAAGGTACTAAAGAAACTTAaggttattttaaaacaaactgaATGTCTACATGCATATCTAACAAAAATACAACTTTCGAGtgattatgatatttttcaGAGAACAAGCGGATCTGAAGTGGAAGGCTGGGTGAAAGAGCTGTCAGATTTCAGAAAATAA
- the LOC138347252 gene encoding uncharacterized protein isoform X2, with amino-acid sequence MTYLHGHVYNVFCESTCFGNYMQMHQCRARGQIHRCCMALELNSSRQAFVMRVNRSTLRFTLREFALISALNCVNEETDFIFDQLEPNSFMEKYFEGVKLIRKIDIIRSFHRKVWGENDQDGLKFAILYFIQTVIFSGERATKKILRLYFDLVESGRYSEFPWGKKTFSLLTKSLSKRLNDEKQFYRIGGMPIVFQVWLFECSSSIDFQVAQKVDDHIPRLLNRRTTNESRRYKKLMNTIFSDVNNKIKFRNITPNQRELVVLQLPPEGIENQAPPQYSDSSDDDIDDEIIDRNDVQREGSYDDKDSEDDFQAPPPQAVKVKRKENGGSSTSPVRKRTKKLVTGGSKQVAKNLEPRIAVKQPMKKNVVSKKRTSGSEVEGWVKELSDFRK; translated from the exons ATGACTTATTTACATGGACATGTATACAATGTATTCTGTGAAAGCACCTGCTTTGGTAATTATATGCAAATGCATCAATGTCGTGCTCGCGGACAAATACATAGGTGTTGCATGGCTTTAGAACTCAATAGTTCTCGCCAAGCATTTGTAATGCGTGTAAATAGATCTACGTTGCGTTTCACTTTGAGAGAATTTGCTTTAATCAGTGCATTAAATTGTGTCAACGAAGAAACTGATTTCATCTTTGATCAGTTAGAACCAAATAGTTTcatggaaaaatattttgagggtgttaagttgatcagaaaaattgatataattagGAGTTTTCATCGAAAAGTATGGGGGGAGAACGATCAGGATGGCCTGAAGTTTGCAATTTTATACTTCATTCAGACAGTGATTTTTTCCGGTGAAAGAGCTACcaaaaaaattttgagattatattttgATCTTGTTGAAAGTGGAAGGTACAGTGAGTTTCCATGGGGAAAAAAAACTTTCTCTTTGCTGACGAAGAGCCTGAGCAAGAGGTTAAATGATGAAAAACAATTTTACAGAATCGGGGGAATGCCTATTGTATTCCAAGTATGGTTGTTTGAGTGCAGCTCGAGTATTGATTTCCAAGTCGCTCAAAAGGTTGATGACCATATTCCGAGGTTGCTCAACCGGCGCACGACCAATGAGAGTCGTAGATACAAGAAACTTATGAACACCATATTTAGTGATGTTAATAACAAG ATTAAATTCAGGAACATTACACCAAATCAAAGGGAACTTGTAGTATTGCAACTGCCACCGGAGGGTATTGAAAATCAAGCTCCACCTCAGTATTCAGATTCATCAGATGATGATATAGATGATGAAATAATTGATAGAAATGATGTTCAACGAGAGGGAAGCTACGACGATAAAGATTCTGAAGATGATTTTCAAGCACCTCCTCCACAAGCAGTAAAggtcaaaagaaaagaaaatggtgGTTCCTCAACGTCGCCTGTTAGAAAAAGGACAAAGAAGCTGGTGACTGGTGGATCCAAACAGGTTGCAAAAAATTTGGAACCTCGAATTGCTGTTAAACAACCGATGAAAAAGAATGTTGTATCAAAAAAG AGAACAAGCGGATCTGAAGTGGAAGGCTGGGTGAAAGAGCTGTCAGATTTCAGAAAATAA
- the LOC101247703 gene encoding uncharacterized protein, whose product MNCDIITNAKHKVVLEDQVYKDKGTLKAVMTQYAIDHRFQWKTDRSSRKCYTLVCVSDNCGWVLKSSSINKSGMFRIRKFVDDHTCPLKDKVYEQRQATSNLIRGMIQPKLVDHKRKLTPKDIQQDVSLALRVNVSYSVAWKAKEKAVISLWGTPSGSYGKLSSYLYVLDATYPGSHIRMKKTDENQFLYLFISLFPFIKGFEFCKPIVIVDGSHLRGTYNGVFVSASTVDGAGNILPLAYEIIDSENDASCTWFFEQFREAHDVKYNMCVVSDRNESIIKAVSRVFDGVPHYASRELPVYNFLEEVRQMFARWNLKNHTSASHTFITLCGRPQEMLVANEEASLRMKVVPSNNYVFSVHHEGRTYIVCLENKTCTCKRFQIDEIPCSHAWAVLKKKHFDVAPYCSDVYKPSNLLDTYSIPIRPLPDQKEWNVPGYIKDQMVQPPNHKKLPGRPSKKYRDRTYSELYGKKRKNSCSTCGFKGNNRRSCRNGPCIV is encoded by the exons ATGAATTGCGACATTATTACAAACGCCAAACATAAGGTAGTGTTGGAAGATCAAGTTTATAAGGACAAGGGAACTTTAAAGGCTGTGATGACGCAATACGCTATTGATCATAGATTCCAATGGAAAACGGACAGATCGAGTCGAAAATG TTATACACTTGTTTGTGTCTCTGATAATTGTGGGTGGGTGTTGAAGTCGTCAAGTATCAATAAATCTGGAATGTTCAGAATTAGAAAATTCGTAGATGATCACACGTGTCCATTGAAAGATAAGGTCTATGAACAACGTCAAGCAACAAGCAATCTTATTAGAGGTATGATACAACCCAAGTTAGTTGATCATAAAAGAAAGTTGACGCCAAAGGATATACAACAAGATGTCAGCTTAGCTCTTAGAGTAAATGTATCATACTCAGTGGCGTGGAAGGCTAAAGAAAAGGCTGTAATTTCTTTATGGGGTACCCCATCTGGTTCTTATGGTAAACTTTCGAGCTACTTATACGTATTGGACGCTACCTACCCTGGATCTCATATAAGGATGAAGAAAACCGATgaaaatcaatttctttatctttttatttcgCTCTTCCCATTCATAAAAGGTTTTGAGTTTTGTAAACCAATTGTCATAGTTGATGGCAGCCACCTCAGGGGGACTTACAATGGAGTATTTGTTTCTGCAAGTACTGTTGATGGAGCAG GAAATATATTGCCGCTAGCATATGAAATTATTGATTCAGAAAATGATGCATCCTGCACTTGGTTTTTTGAACAGTTTAGAGAAGCGCATGACGTTAAATATAACATGTGCGTTGTGTCTGATCGAAACGAAAGTATTATAAAGGCAGTTTCGAGGGTATTTGATGGAGTTCCTCATTATGCAT CAAGGGAATTACCGGTATACAATTTTCTTGAGGAAGTAAGACAGATGTTTGCAAGATGGAATTTGAAAAATCATACGTCTGCTTCACATACATTCATCACACTTTGTGGTAGACCACAAGAGATGCTTGTTGCTAATGAAGAAGCATCATTACGTATGAAG GTTGTGCCATCAAATAACTATGTGTTTAGTGTTCATCACGAAGGTAGAACCTACATTGTTTGTTTGGAAAATAAAACTTGTACTTGCAAGAGGTTTCAAATAGATGAAATACCATGTTCGCACGCTTGGGCTGTTTTAAAGAAGAAACATTTTGATGTTGCGCCATATTGTTCCGACGTGTACAAGCCAAGTAACTTGTTAGATACATATAGCATTCCAATTCGTCCGTTACCTGATCAAAAAGAGTGGAATGTACCTGGGTATATTAAGGACCAGATGGTGCAGCCTCCAAATCATAAAAAGCTCCCTGGAAGGCCATCCAAAAAGTATCGTGACAGGACGTATAGCGAGCTATATGGTAAGAAGAGAAAGAATTCTTGCAGTACGTGTGGGTTTAAAGGGAACAATAGGCGTTCATGTAGGAATGGACCGTGTATTGTGTAG